The Methanofollis sp. genome includes the window GGTCTCCGCGGCCGCCTGGTCGAACTCCCAGACGCCCGGTGCGGAGAAGCCGACGGCATGGGTCACCACCACCAGGCGAAGGCCGGTCCCCTTCATCGCCTGGAGGAAGGTGAGGGCCGTCTTCCCGGTGCAACTCGCCACGACGACGGTGCCGATCCCCTCCTCGCGTGCGCGCTCAACCGCGAAGCGGGCGGCGTCCTCCGTGTTCGCCGCGCCCGGTGCGTCGAAATAATAGGTATTCCTCGTGCTGTATCCCATGGTACCAGATTAATAAGAGTGCAAACGTAAAAGAGAATTGTTATGATTACGCTAGCATTGGCCGGCAAACCAAACTGCGGCAAGTCCACGTTTTTTAAGGCAGCAACCATGGCGCAGGTCGAGATCGCCAACTATCCCTTCACCACCATCGACGCGAACCACGGCGTCGCCTATGTGCGCACCACCTGCCCGTGCAAGACGCTCGGCATCGAGGGCTGCACCCAGTGCCACGACGGCGTGCGCTTCGTGCCTGTCGCCTTCGTCGACGTCGCCGGGCTCGTCCCCGACGCCCACAAGGGCAGGGGCCTTGGCAACCAGTTCCTGGACAACCTCAGGGAGGCCGACGCCATCCTCCATGTGGTGGACGCGAGCGGCGCCACCGACGCCGAGGGCAACCCTGTCGAGCCCGGCAGCCACGATCCACGGGGGGACGTCACCTTCCTGAAGTTCGAGATGACGATGTGGGTCCACGGCATCCTGGCCAAACACTGGGCCCGTCTCCAGAGGCAGGCGCAGCAGAAGACCTTCGACGCCTACGAGGGGGTCGCCGGCGTGCTCGCGGGCCTCGGCATCACCTACGAGGAGGTCAAGGAGGTCGCCGCCGAACTCGACCTCGACCTGCGCCGGGCGAGCGAGGAGGACCTCGTCCCTCTCTGCGAGCGCCTGCTTGAGATGACCAAGCCTGTCATCTTTGTCGCGAACAAGATGGATATGGCCCCGGACGCGCTCATCGACGAGATGAAGGAGATGGGCGGCATCCCGACGAGCGCGGCGGCCGAACTCGCCCTGCGGATGGCGGCAGACGGCGGCTTCATCACCTACCTGC containing:
- a CDS encoding redox-regulated ATPase YchF codes for the protein MITLALAGKPNCGKSTFFKAATMAQVEIANYPFTTIDANHGVAYVRTTCPCKTLGIEGCTQCHDGVRFVPVAFVDVAGLVPDAHKGRGLGNQFLDNLREADAILHVVDASGATDAEGNPVEPGSHDPRGDVTFLKFEMTMWVHGILAKHWARLQRQAQQKTFDAYEGVAGVLAGLGITYEEVKEVAAELDLDLRRASEEDLVPLCERLLEMTKPVIFVANKMDMAPDALIDEMKEMGGIPTSAAAELALRMAADGGFITYLPGDTSFAIKPDAKLSTPQRAALEKLQGLVEKYEGTGVQQALNRAVFDLLNQIVVYPVEDEHRFTDKQGRVLPDAFLMKKGSTPKDLAFRVHTEIGEGFLYAVDARTGMRIKESTELKDGDIIKIVSTRK